Proteins from a single region of Sebastes umbrosus isolate fSebUmb1 chromosome 8, fSebUmb1.pri, whole genome shotgun sequence:
- the elovl7a gene encoding elongation of very long chain fatty acids protein 7a isoform X1, with protein sequence MEFDNIKSSAALIYDEFIQNADRRTATWFLMSSPLPQALVIAVYIYFVTSLGPRIMENRKAFDLKGVLIVYNFSVVALSLYMCYEFVMSGWGTGYTFHCDPVDYSDSPQGVRMAATCWLYYFSKFIEMLDTIFFVLRKKNSQVTFLHVYHHSIMPFTWWFGVRFSAGGMGTFHALLNCIVHVIMYTYYGLTALGPNYQKYLWWKKYLTTIQLIQFVMVTSHISQYFFMDCSYQFPIFVYIIASYGLIFLFLFLNFWYHAYTKGKRLPKVLQNQTWAHHSNGVMNGNASHEKDE encoded by the exons ATGGAATTCGATAATATAAAGTCCTCAGCCGCGCTCATTTATGATGAGTTCATCCAAAATGCAG ACCGACGGACGGCGACCTGGTTCCTCATGTCGTCTCCTCTCCCCCAAGCGCTTGTCATTGCAGTATACATCTACTTCGTCACGTCGCTGGGGCCTCGGATAATGGAGAACCGCAAAGCCTTCGACCTCAAAGGAGTTCTCATAGTCTACAACTTCAGCGTGGTGGCTCTCTCGTTATACATGTGCTACGAG TTTGTGATGTCAGGATGGGGTACGGGATACACCTTTCACTGCGACCCAGTCGACTACTCTGACTCACCACAGGGCGTGAGG ATGGCAGCAACATGCTGGCTTTACTACTTCTCCAAGTTCATTGAGATGTTAGACACA attttctttgtgCTGAGGAAGAAGAATAGCCAGGTGACATTTCTTCATGTCTACCATCACTCAATCATGCCCTTCACCTGGTGGTTTGGAGTTCGCTTCTCCGCAG GTGGCATGGGGACATTTCACGCCCTGCTCAACTGTATCGTCCATGTTATCATGTACACGTACTACGGCCTGACTGCTTTGGGCCCCAACTACCAGAAGTACctgtggtggaagaaatacttGACGACCATTCAGCTG ATCCAGTTTGTTATGGTGACGAGCCATATCTCCCAGTATTTCTTCATGGACTGCTCCTACCAGTTCCCCATCTTCGTCTACATCATCGCCTCGTACGGCCTGATTTTCCTGTTCCTCTTCCTCAACTTCTGGTACCACGCCTACACCAAGGGCAAAAGGCTGCCTAAAGTGCTGCAGAATCAGACATGGGCGCACCACAGCAACGGAGTCATGAACGGAAACGCCAGTCACGAAAAAGACGAGTGA
- the elovl7a gene encoding elongation of very long chain fatty acids protein 7a isoform X2 yields MEFDNIKSSAALIYDEFIQNADRRTATWFLMSSPLPQALVIAVYIYFVTSLGPRIMENRKAFDLKGVLIVYNFSVVALSLYMCYEFVMSGWGTGYTFHCDPVDYSDSPQGVRIFFVLRKKNSQVTFLHVYHHSIMPFTWWFGVRFSAGGMGTFHALLNCIVHVIMYTYYGLTALGPNYQKYLWWKKYLTTIQLIQFVMVTSHISQYFFMDCSYQFPIFVYIIASYGLIFLFLFLNFWYHAYTKGKRLPKVLQNQTWAHHSNGVMNGNASHEKDE; encoded by the exons ATGGAATTCGATAATATAAAGTCCTCAGCCGCGCTCATTTATGATGAGTTCATCCAAAATGCAG ACCGACGGACGGCGACCTGGTTCCTCATGTCGTCTCCTCTCCCCCAAGCGCTTGTCATTGCAGTATACATCTACTTCGTCACGTCGCTGGGGCCTCGGATAATGGAGAACCGCAAAGCCTTCGACCTCAAAGGAGTTCTCATAGTCTACAACTTCAGCGTGGTGGCTCTCTCGTTATACATGTGCTACGAG TTTGTGATGTCAGGATGGGGTACGGGATACACCTTTCACTGCGACCCAGTCGACTACTCTGACTCACCACAGGGCGTGAGG attttctttgtgCTGAGGAAGAAGAATAGCCAGGTGACATTTCTTCATGTCTACCATCACTCAATCATGCCCTTCACCTGGTGGTTTGGAGTTCGCTTCTCCGCAG GTGGCATGGGGACATTTCACGCCCTGCTCAACTGTATCGTCCATGTTATCATGTACACGTACTACGGCCTGACTGCTTTGGGCCCCAACTACCAGAAGTACctgtggtggaagaaatacttGACGACCATTCAGCTG ATCCAGTTTGTTATGGTGACGAGCCATATCTCCCAGTATTTCTTCATGGACTGCTCCTACCAGTTCCCCATCTTCGTCTACATCATCGCCTCGTACGGCCTGATTTTCCTGTTCCTCTTCCTCAACTTCTGGTACCACGCCTACACCAAGGGCAAAAGGCTGCCTAAAGTGCTGCAGAATCAGACATGGGCGCACCACAGCAACGGAGTCATGAACGGAAACGCCAGTCACGAAAAAGACGAGTGA
- the elovl7a gene encoding elongation of very long chain fatty acids protein 7a isoform X3, whose protein sequence is MSSPLPQALVIAVYIYFVTSLGPRIMENRKAFDLKGVLIVYNFSVVALSLYMCYEFVMSGWGTGYTFHCDPVDYSDSPQGVRMAATCWLYYFSKFIEMLDTIFFVLRKKNSQVTFLHVYHHSIMPFTWWFGVRFSAGGMGTFHALLNCIVHVIMYTYYGLTALGPNYQKYLWWKKYLTTIQLIQFVMVTSHISQYFFMDCSYQFPIFVYIIASYGLIFLFLFLNFWYHAYTKGKRLPKVLQNQTWAHHSNGVMNGNASHEKDE, encoded by the exons ATGTCGTCTCCTCTCCCCCAAGCGCTTGTCATTGCAGTATACATCTACTTCGTCACGTCGCTGGGGCCTCGGATAATGGAGAACCGCAAAGCCTTCGACCTCAAAGGAGTTCTCATAGTCTACAACTTCAGCGTGGTGGCTCTCTCGTTATACATGTGCTACGAG TTTGTGATGTCAGGATGGGGTACGGGATACACCTTTCACTGCGACCCAGTCGACTACTCTGACTCACCACAGGGCGTGAGG ATGGCAGCAACATGCTGGCTTTACTACTTCTCCAAGTTCATTGAGATGTTAGACACA attttctttgtgCTGAGGAAGAAGAATAGCCAGGTGACATTTCTTCATGTCTACCATCACTCAATCATGCCCTTCACCTGGTGGTTTGGAGTTCGCTTCTCCGCAG GTGGCATGGGGACATTTCACGCCCTGCTCAACTGTATCGTCCATGTTATCATGTACACGTACTACGGCCTGACTGCTTTGGGCCCCAACTACCAGAAGTACctgtggtggaagaaatacttGACGACCATTCAGCTG ATCCAGTTTGTTATGGTGACGAGCCATATCTCCCAGTATTTCTTCATGGACTGCTCCTACCAGTTCCCCATCTTCGTCTACATCATCGCCTCGTACGGCCTGATTTTCCTGTTCCTCTTCCTCAACTTCTGGTACCACGCCTACACCAAGGGCAAAAGGCTGCCTAAAGTGCTGCAGAATCAGACATGGGCGCACCACAGCAACGGAGTCATGAACGGAAACGCCAGTCACGAAAAAGACGAGTGA